One Herbaspirillum rubrisubalbicans genomic window carries:
- a CDS encoding HD-GYP domain-containing protein codes for MLKKIKTEDLVLGMYFCGFEAAWLDHPFWKNKFLLKHESELKQAHESGIAYCWIDPARGLDVAEQEPAQEQDESPASTEPEPLQEPPEPGIDIALLDAAALRENAKKATMAMFSAARMGKVLDMDRCVSVVEEIAGSVVQSPNGLLSVLRLKLADEYTYLHSVAVCALMVALGRTLGLDETACREAGLGGFLHDVGKAFLPQEVLNKPGRLTDEEFSQIKKHPELGYKYLSLDPNVPDYARDVCLHHHEKMDGTGYPESLRAGNISLYSRMAAICDVYDALTSDRPYKRAWDPAEAISSMATWTGHFDRAMFLAFVKTLGIYPVGSIVKLESGRSGFVIRQNAQDLTRPVLKVFRYNDNMEMSDTEILDLMATPEADTIIARGGEEWARLSHLDAMQLLSTGTPG; via the coding sequence ATGTTGAAAAAAATCAAAACGGAGGATCTGGTCCTCGGCATGTATTTCTGTGGCTTCGAAGCCGCATGGCTGGACCATCCGTTCTGGAAGAACAAGTTCCTCCTCAAGCATGAAAGCGAACTGAAACAGGCTCATGAGAGCGGTATCGCCTATTGCTGGATCGATCCCGCGCGGGGCCTGGATGTGGCCGAGCAAGAACCCGCACAAGAGCAGGACGAGTCCCCTGCCAGCACTGAACCCGAGCCACTGCAGGAACCGCCCGAGCCGGGCATCGATATCGCCCTGCTGGACGCCGCAGCCCTGCGCGAGAATGCCAAGAAAGCCACCATGGCCATGTTCAGCGCCGCCCGCATGGGCAAGGTGCTGGACATGGATCGTTGCGTATCGGTAGTGGAAGAAATCGCCGGCTCGGTGGTGCAAAGCCCCAATGGTTTGCTCAGCGTGCTGCGTCTGAAACTGGCCGATGAATACACCTATCTGCACTCGGTCGCCGTCTGCGCACTGATGGTGGCGCTGGGCCGTACTCTGGGGCTGGATGAAACCGCCTGTCGCGAAGCCGGCCTGGGCGGTTTCCTGCATGACGTGGGTAAGGCCTTCCTGCCGCAGGAGGTGCTCAACAAGCCCGGCAGGCTCACCGATGAAGAGTTTTCCCAGATCAAGAAACACCCCGAGCTGGGCTACAAGTATCTGAGCCTGGACCCCAACGTCCCCGACTACGCGCGCGACGTCTGTCTGCACCATCACGAAAAGATGGATGGCACCGGTTACCCGGAGTCGCTGCGGGCTGGCAACATCAGCCTGTATTCACGCATGGCCGCCATCTGCGATGTCTATGACGCCCTCACCTCGGACCGCCCCTACAAGCGCGCCTGGGATCCGGCTGAAGCAATTTCCAGCATGGCCACCTGGACCGGCCACTTCGACCGCGCCATGTTCCTGGCCTTCGTCAAGACGCTGGGGATCTATCCGGTGGGTTCCATCGTCAAGCTGGAATCGGGCCGCTCGGGCTTCGTCATCCGGCAGAATGCCCAGGACCTCACGCGCCCGGTGTTGAAGGTGTTCCGCTACAACGACAACATGGAAATGAGCGACACAGAAATCCTCGACCTGATGGCCACCCCCGAAGCCGATACCATCATCGCCCGTGGCGGCGAGGAATGGGCGCGCCTGAGCCATCTGGACGCGATGCAATTGCTCAGCACCGGCACGCCGGGCTGA
- a CDS encoding MFS transporter, producing MTSATDSTASVAASADAPASSAAIAAQPLVMSIILACGGAHLINDMIQALLPSIYPMLKTGYGLSFTQVGLITLTFQVTASLLQPWIGMYTDRHPQPWLLPCGAVATLLGIVLLALAGSFEAFLLAAALIGIGSSTFHPEASRIARMASGGRFGLAQSTFQVGGNAGSAFGPLLAAAIVVPYGQTNVAWFVLLSVLAIVVLSRVSAWYRGHLAAGKGRGKVRAAHQLPASTVRRALVVLALLVFSKYFYMASFTSYFTFYLIERFQMSVASSQLYLFLFLAAVAVGTFVGGPIGDRIGRKLVIWISILGAAPFALMLPHANLFWTAVLSVLIGLIISSAFSAIVVYAQELVPGKVGMIAGVFFGLMFGFGGIGAALLGHLADLYGIAWVYGLCAFLPLAGLLTVLLPDVRER from the coding sequence GCCAGTGCCGACGCCCCAGCTTCTTCCGCCGCCATCGCCGCCCAGCCGCTGGTGATGAGCATCATCCTGGCTTGCGGCGGCGCGCACCTGATCAATGACATGATCCAGGCCCTGTTGCCCTCGATCTACCCGATGTTGAAGACCGGCTATGGCTTGAGCTTCACCCAGGTCGGCCTGATCACACTGACCTTCCAGGTCACCGCCTCGCTGCTGCAACCCTGGATCGGCATGTATACCGACCGTCATCCACAGCCCTGGCTGTTGCCCTGCGGCGCGGTCGCCACCCTGCTGGGCATCGTATTGCTGGCGCTGGCGGGCAGCTTCGAAGCCTTCCTGCTGGCAGCCGCCCTGATCGGCATCGGCTCCTCCACCTTCCACCCGGAAGCCTCGCGCATTGCGCGCATGGCCTCGGGCGGGCGCTTCGGCCTGGCGCAATCGACCTTCCAGGTCGGCGGCAATGCCGGCTCGGCCTTCGGCCCCTTGCTGGCGGCGGCCATCGTAGTGCCTTATGGCCAGACCAACGTGGCCTGGTTCGTGCTGCTGTCGGTGCTGGCCATCGTGGTGCTCTCCCGCGTGTCGGCCTGGTATCGCGGCCACCTGGCAGCAGGCAAGGGCCGCGGCAAGGTGCGTGCAGCCCATCAACTACCCGCGTCGACCGTGCGGCGCGCACTCGTGGTGCTGGCGCTGCTGGTGTTTTCCAAGTACTTCTACATGGCCAGCTTTACCAGCTACTTCACCTTCTACCTGATCGAACGCTTCCAGATGTCGGTGGCATCCTCGCAGCTCTACCTGTTCCTGTTCCTTGCTGCGGTGGCGGTAGGCACCTTCGTGGGTGGCCCGATTGGTGACCGCATTGGTCGCAAGCTGGTGATCTGGATCTCGATCCTGGGCGCCGCCCCCTTCGCACTGATGCTGCCGCACGCCAACCTGTTCTGGACAGCCGTGCTGTCGGTGCTCATCGGGCTGATCATTTCCTCGGCCTTCTCGGCCATCGTGGTCTATGCCCAAGAACTGGTGCCGGGCAAGGTGGGCATGATTGCCGGGGTGTTCTTCGGCCTCATGTTCGGCTTCGGCGGCATCGGCGCCGCCCTGCTGGGCCACCTGGCAGACCTCTACGGCATTGCCTGGGTCTATGGCCTATGCGCCTTCCTGCCGCTGGCCGGCCTGCTGACCGTATTGTTGCCGGACGTGCGGGAACGCTGA
- a CDS encoding DUF2160 domain-containing protein, with translation MGNALSWMSWTPPVAIFFACVVLMLVGMTVWEIRSPTIERKGFLPMRTTRGDRLFIGLLTAAYINLAWVGLSDLDQWYAAALGFVALVLIMRKG, from the coding sequence ATGGGAAATGCATTGTCGTGGATGTCGTGGACGCCACCGGTGGCGATCTTCTTCGCCTGTGTGGTGCTGATGCTGGTGGGCATGACGGTGTGGGAAATCCGTTCACCCACCATCGAGCGCAAGGGCTTTCTGCCCATGCGCACCACCCGTGGCGACCGGCTGTTCATCGGCTTGTTGACGGCGGCCTACATCAACCTGGCCTGGGTCGGCCTCAGCGATCTCGACCAGTGGTATGCGGCGGCACTGGGTTTCGTGGCTCTGGTGCTGATCATGCGCAAGGGGTAA
- a CDS encoding carbohydrate ABC transporter permease — MNKNQDQSITRVLVMLLYIAFTLIPLYWLLNTSLKTNEETLSVFTLWPNAPTLDNYKVIFTDPSWYSGYINSIIYVAMNTVMSLLVALPAAYAFSRYRFLGDKHMFFWLLTNRMTPPAVFLLPFFQLYSTIGLSDTHIAVALAHMLFNVPLAVWILEGFMSGVPREIDETAYIDGFSFPRFFLRIFLPLIKSGVGVTAFFCFMFSWVELLLARTLTSVNAKPISAIMTRTASAAGMDWGILAAAGVLTIVPGALVIWFVRNHIAKGFAMGRV; from the coding sequence ATGAATAAAAACCAGGATCAGAGCATCACCCGCGTGCTGGTGATGCTGCTCTACATCGCCTTTACGCTGATTCCGCTGTACTGGCTGCTCAACACCTCGCTCAAGACCAACGAGGAAACGCTGTCGGTCTTCACGCTCTGGCCGAACGCGCCCACGCTGGACAACTACAAGGTGATCTTCACCGACCCTTCGTGGTACTCCGGCTATATCAACTCCATCATCTACGTGGCCATGAACACGGTCATGTCGCTGCTGGTGGCCTTGCCGGCGGCCTATGCCTTCTCGCGCTATCGCTTCCTGGGCGACAAGCACATGTTCTTCTGGCTGCTGACCAATCGCATGACGCCGCCGGCGGTGTTCCTGCTGCCGTTCTTCCAGCTCTATTCCACCATCGGCCTGTCGGACACCCACATCGCGGTGGCGCTGGCGCACATGCTCTTCAACGTGCCGCTGGCGGTGTGGATCCTGGAAGGCTTTATGTCGGGCGTGCCGCGCGAGATCGATGAGACCGCCTATATCGACGGCTTCTCCTTCCCGCGCTTCTTCCTGCGTATCTTCCTGCCGCTGATCAAGTCGGGCGTGGGCGTGACGGCCTTCTTCTGCTTCATGTTCAGTTGGGTGGAGTTGCTGCTGGCGCGCACGCTGACCTCGGTCAATGCCAAGCCGATCAGCGCCATCATGACCCGCACCGCTTCGGCGGCGGGCATGGACTGGGGCATCCTGGCCGCCGCCGGGGTGTTGACGATCGTTCCGGGCGCCCTGGTGATCTGGTTCGTGCGCAACCATATCGCCAAGGGCTTTGCGATGGGGAGAGTGTGA
- the glpK gene encoding glycerol kinase GlpK has translation MAYLLALDQGTSSSRSIIFDQSGAIVATAQQEFPQIFPQPGWVEHDPMDLWQSQLQTAQRVLAQSGIQASELTALGITNQRETTVVWERATGKPVYNAVVWQDRRAEVVCAALRERGLGEAIQNKTGLVLDPYFSGTKLRWILDNVAGLRERAERGELLFGTVDAWLVWNLTGGRLHVSDVSNASRTMLWNIHTGAWDEELLQWLGVPASMLPQVHASSHLFGEIDVAHLGAAVKIGGIAGDQQSALFGQACLRPGMAKNTYGTGCFMLLHTGDQCATSHNGLISTAACQVDAQKQYALEGSVFIGGAVVQWLRDGLKAIKTSTDVEGLACTVEDSGGVVFVPSFTGLGAPYWNPTAKGAIVGLSRGSTVAHIARAALESIAFQSSALLNAMVRDAVSPITELRVDGGAAANNLLLQFQADLLGIPVIRPQVTETTALGAAYLAGLATGVYRDVSELSSQWRMERRFEPGITRDEAEERIGAWEAAIRQVRAA, from the coding sequence ATGGCCTATCTGCTCGCCCTCGACCAGGGAACCTCCAGCTCGCGCAGCATCATCTTCGACCAGAGTGGCGCCATCGTCGCCACGGCCCAGCAGGAATTCCCGCAGATCTTCCCGCAGCCGGGCTGGGTCGAACACGATCCCATGGACCTGTGGCAGAGCCAGTTGCAGACCGCCCAGCGGGTGCTGGCGCAAAGCGGCATCCAGGCCAGTGAATTGACCGCGCTGGGCATCACCAACCAGCGCGAAACCACCGTGGTGTGGGAGCGCGCCACCGGCAAGCCGGTCTATAACGCCGTGGTGTGGCAGGACCGGCGCGCCGAAGTAGTGTGTGCGGCCTTGCGCGAACGCGGCCTGGGCGAGGCGATCCAGAACAAGACCGGGCTGGTGCTGGATCCTTATTTTTCCGGCACCAAGCTGCGCTGGATCCTGGATAACGTTGCCGGGCTGCGGGAACGCGCCGAGCGCGGCGAGCTGCTGTTCGGTACCGTCGATGCCTGGCTGGTGTGGAACCTGACCGGTGGCCGCCTGCATGTGAGCGATGTTTCCAATGCCTCGCGCACCATGCTGTGGAATATCCATACCGGTGCCTGGGATGAAGAATTGCTGCAATGGCTGGGCGTTCCGGCGTCGATGCTGCCGCAGGTGCACGCCTCTTCCCACCTCTTCGGCGAGATCGATGTGGCGCACCTGGGCGCGGCAGTGAAGATCGGCGGCATCGCCGGCGACCAGCAGTCGGCGCTGTTCGGCCAGGCTTGCCTGCGTCCAGGCATGGCCAAGAATACCTATGGCACCGGTTGCTTCATGTTGCTGCATACCGGCGACCAGTGCGCGACTTCCCACAATGGGCTCATCAGCACGGCAGCCTGCCAGGTCGATGCGCAGAAACAATATGCGCTGGAAGGCAGCGTCTTCATCGGCGGCGCCGTGGTGCAATGGTTGCGTGACGGCTTGAAGGCCATCAAGACCTCCACCGATGTCGAGGGCCTGGCCTGCACGGTGGAGGATTCGGGTGGCGTGGTGTTCGTGCCGTCGTTCACCGGCCTGGGCGCTCCTTACTGGAACCCCACCGCCAAGGGCGCCATCGTCGGCTTGAGCCGAGGTAGCACGGTGGCGCACATCGCCCGCGCTGCACTGGAGTCGATCGCCTTCCAGAGCAGTGCGCTGCTCAATGCCATGGTGCGCGATGCCGTCTCGCCGATTACCGAGTTGCGGGTGGATGGCGGGGCTGCAGCCAACAACCTATTGCTGCAATTCCAGGCCGATCTGTTGGGCATTCCCGTGATTCGACCGCAAGTGACCGAGACCACGGCGCTGGGCGCGGCCTATCTGGCGGGCTTGGCTACAGGCGTCTATCGGGATGTCTCGGAGTTGTCGTCGCAATGGCGCATGGAGCGCCGCTTTGAACCCGGCATCACCCGTGACGAGGCCGAGGAGCGGATCGGGGCCTGGGAGGCGGCGATCCGCCAGGTTCGCGCAGCTTGA
- a CDS encoding PEP-CTERM sorting domain-containing protein: MKALIAAILLVASSIAVAAPGGHNGGGGSGNSGSSGGSTLVTPSVADVTLDGQQASSFTVASGNAQGGPNGDSSLFSSAFGGGNWNLLSKFGSTGTLSGASSSVLGSTFTVSMNLGSDSTSGTWSITSSKSLQMDLVLGIHAGGYTGSFLFDNLVLNAGQTKSGTFVINWTNNGNQVPAFSNLTMFSANASLHNVAPVPEPSTYAMLLAGLALVGWMAWRRRSKLADPALLAAA; this comes from the coding sequence ATGAAAGCCTTGATTGCAGCCATCCTTCTGGTAGCCAGTTCAATCGCGGTAGCAGCACCCGGTGGTCACAATGGCGGGGGCGGCTCCGGTAATTCGGGCAGTTCCGGTGGCTCGACTTTGGTGACTCCGTCGGTGGCCGACGTCACCCTGGACGGTCAGCAAGCCAGCAGCTTCACCGTCGCCAGCGGCAATGCTCAGGGCGGTCCCAACGGTGACAGTTCACTCTTTAGCAGCGCCTTCGGCGGCGGTAACTGGAATCTGCTGAGCAAGTTCGGTTCCACTGGGACCCTGTCTGGCGCATCTTCCAGCGTACTGGGTTCCACCTTCACGGTGAGCATGAATCTGGGTAGCGACAGCACGTCCGGTACCTGGAGCATCACCTCCAGCAAGAGCCTGCAGATGGATCTGGTGCTGGGCATCCACGCGGGTGGCTACACCGGTTCCTTCCTGTTCGATAACCTGGTCCTGAACGCTGGCCAGACCAAGAGCGGTACCTTTGTAATCAACTGGACCAACAATGGCAACCAGGTACCAGCGTTTTCCAACCTGACCATGTTCTCAGCCAACGCATCGCTGCATAACGTGGCGCCGGTGCCGGAACCCTCGACCTATGCCATGTTGCTGGCCGGCCTGGCTTTGGTGGGCTGGATGGCCTGGCGTCGTCGCAGCAAGCTTGCTGATCCGGCCTTGCTGGCTGCGGCCTGA
- a CDS encoding ABC transporter substrate-binding protein: protein MMQNMRKIKLTVLVAAMAMAGVAGNAWADIKAAEKWVDSEFQPSTLSRAQQVSEMQWFIDAAAKLKAKGVKEIHVVSETLDTHAYESKTLAKAFEDITGIKVIHDVIQEGDVVEKMQTSLQSGKSIYDGWVNDSDLIGTHYRNGQTVVLTDYMAGPGKEYTNPGLDLKDFIGTSFTTAPDGKLYQLPDQQFANLYWFRADWFARKDLQDKFKAKYGYELGVPQNWSAYEDIAAFFTNDVKELDGKKIYGHMDYGKKDPSLGWRFTDAWLSMAGAADKGLPNGLPVDEWGIRVADDKCTPVGASVSRGGATNSPAAVYALTKYLDWMKKYAPPEALGMTFSEAGPVPAQGHIAQQIFWYSAFTASMTKQGLPVVNADGSPKWRMAPGPHGPYWKDGMQNGYQDVGSWTFLKSTPPDQMAAAWLYAQFTTSKTVSLKKSIVGVTFIRDSDIRSDYFTKNAAKYGGLIEFYRSPARVAWTPTGTNVPDYPKMAQLWWKNISSAISGEKTPQGAMDNLAEEMDGIMARLQRAGMKQCAPKLNPKKDPASWLSDKGAPWAKLANEKPKGETIPYDKLLQAWKDGRVR from the coding sequence ATGATGCAAAACATGCGGAAGATCAAATTGACGGTGTTGGTGGCTGCCATGGCCATGGCCGGTGTGGCCGGCAATGCCTGGGCCGACATCAAGGCCGCCGAGAAGTGGGTGGACTCGGAATTCCAGCCCAGTACGCTCTCTCGCGCGCAGCAGGTCAGCGAGATGCAATGGTTCATCGACGCGGCGGCCAAGCTCAAGGCCAAGGGCGTCAAGGAAATCCACGTGGTCTCCGAAACCCTGGACACCCACGCCTATGAATCCAAGACCCTGGCCAAGGCCTTCGAGGACATCACCGGCATCAAGGTGATCCACGACGTGATCCAGGAAGGCGACGTGGTCGAGAAGATGCAGACCTCGCTGCAATCGGGCAAGTCCATCTATGACGGCTGGGTCAATGACTCCGACCTGATCGGTACCCACTATCGCAACGGCCAGACCGTGGTACTGACCGATTACATGGCCGGCCCCGGCAAGGAATACACCAACCCCGGCCTGGACCTGAAGGACTTCATCGGCACCAGCTTCACCACCGCGCCCGATGGCAAGCTGTATCAACTGCCTGACCAGCAGTTCGCCAACCTGTACTGGTTCCGCGCTGACTGGTTCGCGCGCAAGGATCTGCAGGACAAGTTCAAGGCCAAGTATGGCTATGAACTGGGTGTGCCGCAGAACTGGTCGGCCTACGAAGACATCGCGGCCTTCTTCACCAATGACGTGAAGGAACTCGATGGCAAGAAGATCTACGGTCACATGGATTACGGCAAGAAGGATCCCTCGCTGGGCTGGCGTTTCACCGATGCCTGGCTGTCCATGGCCGGTGCTGCCGACAAGGGCTTGCCCAACGGCTTGCCGGTGGATGAATGGGGTATCCGCGTGGCCGACGACAAGTGCACCCCGGTGGGCGCATCGGTGTCGCGCGGTGGTGCCACCAACTCGCCGGCAGCGGTCTATGCCCTGACCAAGTACCTGGACTGGATGAAGAAATACGCCCCGCCCGAGGCGCTGGGCATGACCTTCTCCGAAGCCGGACCGGTGCCTGCGCAAGGTCACATCGCGCAACAGATCTTCTGGTACAGCGCCTTCACGGCCAGCATGACCAAGCAAGGCCTGCCGGTGGTCAATGCCGATGGTTCACCCAAGTGGCGCATGGCCCCTGGCCCGCATGGTCCGTACTGGAAGGATGGGATGCAGAACGGCTACCAGGACGTGGGTTCCTGGACCTTCCTCAAGAGCACGCCACCGGACCAGATGGCCGCAGCCTGGCTGTATGCGCAGTTCACCACGTCCAAGACCGTGTCGCTGAAGAAGTCCATCGTTGGCGTGACCTTCATTCGTGACTCCGACATCCGTTCCGACTACTTCACCAAGAATGCCGCCAAGTACGGTGGCTTGATCGAGTTCTACCGCAGCCCGGCACGGGTGGCGTGGACGCCGACCGGGACCAACGTGCCTGACTATCCGAAGATGGCGCAACTGTGGTGGAAGAATATTTCCTCGGCCATCTCCGGCGAGAAGACCCCGCAAGGTGCGATGGATAACCTGGCCGAGGAGATGGACGGTATCATGGCCCGCTTGCAGCGCGCCGGCATGAAGCAGTGCGCACCCAAGCTGAACCCGAAGAAGGATCCGGCCAGCTGGCTGTCCGACAAGGGTGCACCGTGGGCCAAGCTGGCCAATGAAAAGCCCAAGGGCGAGACCATCCCCTACGACAAGCTGCTGCAGGCCTGGAAGGATGGCCGCGTGCGTTGA
- a CDS encoding carbohydrate ABC transporter permease, whose translation MNKPYNNKAWFFILPVFLTVAFSAIIPLMTVVNYSVQDIISPEQKVFVGLDWFREVMRDGELHAALLRQLIFSFCVLLVQIPLGIGLALAMPYKGWKSSATLVILAMPLLIPWNVVGTIWQIFGRADIGLGGHVLNLLGSDYNYASNPADAWLTVLVMDVWHWTPLVALLAFAGLRSIPDAYYQAAQIDGASRWAVFRFIQLPKMRGVLVIAVLLRFMDSFMIYTEPFVLTGGGPGNSTTFLSQYLTQKAVGQFDLGPAAAFSLIYFLIILLLSFVLYNWMQSAGNNANASGGQHE comes from the coding sequence ATGAACAAGCCATACAACAACAAGGCCTGGTTCTTCATCCTCCCGGTCTTCCTCACCGTCGCTTTCTCGGCCATCATCCCGCTCATGACGGTGGTCAACTATTCGGTGCAGGACATCATCAGTCCCGAGCAGAAAGTCTTCGTCGGTCTGGACTGGTTCCGCGAAGTCATGCGCGACGGCGAGCTGCACGCCGCCCTGTTGCGCCAACTGATCTTTTCCTTCTGCGTGCTGCTGGTGCAGATCCCGCTGGGCATCGGCCTGGCGCTGGCGATGCCCTACAAGGGTTGGAAATCCTCGGCCACGCTGGTGATCCTGGCCATGCCCCTGCTGATTCCCTGGAACGTGGTGGGCACCATCTGGCAGATCTTCGGGCGCGCCGACATCGGCCTGGGTGGCCATGTGTTGAACCTGCTGGGCAGCGACTACAACTATGCCTCCAATCCGGCCGACGCCTGGCTGACCGTGCTGGTGATGGATGTGTGGCACTGGACGCCGCTGGTGGCGCTGCTGGCCTTCGCCGGTCTGCGTTCCATTCCCGACGCCTATTACCAGGCCGCGCAGATCGACGGCGCCAGCCGCTGGGCGGTGTTCCGTTTCATCCAGTTGCCCAAGATGCGTGGCGTGCTGGTGATCGCGGTGCTGCTGCGCTTCATGGATAGCTTCATGATCTATACCGAGCCCTTCGTGCTCACCGGTGGCGGCCCTGGTAACTCGACCACCTTCCTGAGCCAGTACCTCACGCAGAAAGCCGTGGGCCAGTTCGACCTCGGTCCGGCCGCCGCCTTCTCGCTGATCTACTTCCTCATCATCCTGCTGCTGTCCTTCGTGCTCTACAACTGGATGCAGAGCGCCGGCAACAACGCCAATGCTTCGGGAGGCCAACATGAATAA